Genomic window (Luteibacter yeojuensis):
CGATGGTGTCGGCCATCGCCAGCGCTTCTTCCTGGTCGTGCGTGACCATGATGGTCGGAATGCCCAGTGCGCGCTGGAGCAGGCGGATCTCGCTGCGAAGCTGCCCACGAATGGCGGGATCGAGCGCGGAAAGCGGCTCGTCGAGCAGGAGCATCGCAGGCTCGGTGGCCAGGGCACGGGCCAGCGCCACGCGTTGCTGCTGGCCGCCGGAGAGCTCGTCCGGGAACCGCGACCCCAGTCCGCCGAGGCCGACGCGTTCCAGCAGCTCGCTGCAGCGCGCGGCGATCTTCGCCGGCGAATCGCGGCGCAGGCGCATCGGATAGCCCACGTTCGCGGCGGCGGTCATGTCCGGAAAGAGCGAATAGGCCTGGAACACGAGTCCCATGCGCCTTTCCCGCGCGGGCAGGGCGGTGATGTCGCGGCCGCCGAGGGCGATGCGTCCGGCATCGGGCGCCGTCAGTCCGGCGACGATGCGCAACAGCGTGGTCTTGCCGCAGCCACTCGGGCCGAGCAGGCAGACGAACTCGTTCTCGCGCGCGCCGAAGGACACCTGGTCGAGCACCTTGTGCCCGTCCCATGCCTTCGCGATGTCGTCGATCCGCAGATGCATACCCCAAAACTCCCCCTGGCCGCCGCGCTAGCGCGTCAGCCGCTTGTACCTGGCGATGAGCGCCGCGCGTTCGCGCGCGGCCGTGGCGAAGTCGCGCGCGGGCAGCGTCGCGACGAGGTCGGCGGGCAGCCCTTCCCGTTGCTGTTCCTCGCTCGGCACGCTGCCGGGCGCGGCGACGATTTCCTTGTAGCCGCGGTACAGCGCCGCCGCCGCGGGCGACGCGGTCCAGTCCAGGAACCGTTGGGCGTCCCCGGCGTGCGGGGACCCCTTCATCAGCGCCGACGCCTCGAGTTCGTAACCCTTCGGGCCTTCCGGTATCACCATCGTCACCGGGTAGCCTTGCCGGATCGACTGCATGGCCGAGAAGGCGAAGGAAATGCCGATGGGAAATTCGCCGATGCGCGCGAGCTTGCACGGCGCCGATCCGGACAGCGTCATCTGTCCGACATTGCGCGCGATGCCGAGGACCGTGTCCATGCCTGCCTTGTCGCGTCCCGCCTCGGAAAGCGACGAGATCAGCATGTAGCCGGTGCCGGACGACGAGGGGTCGGGCATCGCGATCTGGCCGCGGTACGCCGGCGAGGTCAGGTCTTGCCAGTGTCGCGGCATCGGCAGGCCTTGCCCGGCCAGCGCCTCCCGATTCACGCACAGCGCGGCGAGGAACCCGGTCGGGGCGAACCAGCGCCCGTCGGCGTCGCGGAACGCCGCGGGCATGCGATCGATGTTCGTCCCGTGCACGGGCGCGAGCAGGCCGGCAATGCGCGGGTCGAGCATGTCGGTCACCGCCATGCCCCAGATCGCGTCGTTGCGCGGTTGCGCCGACTCGGCGAGCAGGCGGGCGGCGAGGTCGCCGCTGGAGAGACGGAGCACGCGGATGTCGATGCCTGGGAGGGCCTTCTTCGCCGCGTCCAGGTACGTCGCGATCTCGTCGCTCTCCAGCGCCGAATACACCGTGACGGTGCCTGCATGGGCCAGGCCGCCGATGGCCAGCAGCAGGGTCGCGCTTGCAATGTGTCGATAGGGACGCATGGCCGTCTCTGGGGTCACACCCCGTGTGGCGTTTTGGGTATATTTGCAAACCTGTGGCTTGTACGTCCACCGGAATATTTTCGTTCTTGTCATCATCACGAAACGTGCGGCCGCTACACGGCGCACGCTTCGACGAACCAGGAGTGCCGTTGATGGAATCGTTGTCCGCCGCCGAGCGGAAGCAGTTCGAAGCCTTCGCCACCGGTATCGCCGACAATGCGCGCGCCTTGTCGCTGCCGCGCTTCCGGCGCCCGGTGGACGTCACGCTCAAGGGCGACATGAGTCCGGTGACGGCCGTGGACCGCGGCGTGGAATCGATGCTGCGCGAACGCATCGAGATGGCATGGCCCATGCATGGCCTGCTTGGCGAGGAATACGGCGCGACACGCGTGGACGCGGAATTCGTGTGGTCGATCGATCCCATCGACGGCACGCGCAGCTTCATTTCCGGCTGGCCCCTGTGGGGCACGTTGATCGCGCTGCTGCATCGCGGACGCCCTGTGCTGGGCGTGCTCGACATGCCCGCGCTCGACGAGCGCTGGATCGGCCACAAGGGCGCCGGCACGACGATGAACGGTGCGCCTTGCCGTACCAGCGCATGCGATCGCCTCGCCGCGGCGACGATCTATACCACTACGCCCGACATGTTCACGCCGGACGAGTGGGCGCGTTTCGACCGTACCAGCCGCGAGGCCTACGCACGCCGTTTCGGTGGCGACTGTTATGGTTACGGCATGCTCGCCTCGGGTCACATCGATGCCGTCATCGAGGCCAACCTCATGCCGTACGACTATCTCGCCATCGCGCCGGTCGTGGAGGCCGCGGGCGGCGTCATGACCGACTGGGAAGGGCGGCCCCTCGGCCTCGAAAGCGGCGCGCGCGTCGTCGCGGCCGCGACGCCCGCACTGCACGCGGCGTTGATCGAATCGCTCGCCAGGAGCTGAAACCCGCATGTTCTCCCGTGACCGCCGCCGTTTCCTGCATGCCGCCGGCGCCACCGTCGCCGCTTCGCTCGTCGCGCAAGGCTTTCCGGCGGCGATCGCGTCGGCGCTGGCGACACCGCCGGATCGCCGCACCGGCACGATTGCCGATGTCGGGCACGTGGTGGTGCTCATGCAGGAGAACCGCTCGTTCGACCACTATTTCGGCAGCCTTCGCGGCGTACGCGGCTTTGCCGATCCGCGCGTCCTCGAGCTTGGCAACGGCGACCCGGTATGGCGCCAGCCCGTGAGCGCGGCGCGTACGAAGTTCTGGAAGTCCCGCGGCGTCGGCGACGACGTCGCCTGGGTGTATCCGTTCCACCTGGACACGCATGCGTCCGGCGACCACCACGAAGGTACCGATCACGGCTGGAGCAGCGGCCACGGCGCATGGAACCTTGGCCGCAACGATCGCTGGATCGAGCAGAAGCAGGACGTGCTCACCATGGCCTACCTGCGCCGCGACGATGCCGCGTTCCATTACGCGCTGGCCGATGCGTTCACCGTCTGCGACGCGTACCACGCCTCCGCGCTGGCGGACACGGCGATCAACCGCATCTACCTGTGGAGCGGCACGTCCGACCCGTCCGGCAGGCTCGGCACGAAGGACAATGGCCCCGGCAGCGAGGAACGGCCCGAGACCAACGGCTATACGTGGACGACCTATCCCGAGCGCCTGGAGAAGGCCGGCATCAGCTGGCGCGTGTACCAGGGTGGCACCGGCGAGCCAGGGTCGCCCACCGATAACTACACGGACAACTCGCTCGAATTCTTCGCGACATACCAGGTGAAGGAAGGCGCCGATCCGGCCGGCCCGCTCGTGCGCAACGGCGTGTCCACGCACACGCTGCGCGACCTGCGCAGGGATGTCCTTCACGACAGGCTGCCGCAGGTCACGTGGATCGTCGCTCCCTACAAATACAGCGAGCATCCCAAGGCGTCGCCCGCCGATGGTGCCTTCTACATCCGCGAAGTCATCGAAGCCCTCACGGCGAATCCAAAGGTATGGAGCCGCACCGTCCTGTTCCTCAACTACGACGAGAACGACGGTTTCTTCGACCACGTGGTGCCTCCGGCGCCGCCGCTGACCAGCGGAGAGGACGGCGAGGGCATGGTTTCGCAAGATCTCGCCCCCAGCCTGCCCGATGAGATCGTCGACCTCGATCGGCACCCGCGCATCATGGCACCGGTCGTACCCGACAGCGATCCCGGCGGGCTTCAGCCGATAGGGCTGGGCAACCGCGTGCCCATGATCGTGATTTCGCCGTGGACGCGCGGCGGCTGGGTCTGCTCGGAAACCTTCGACCACACCTCGGTGCTGCGCTTCCTCGAAAAGCGTTTCGGCGTCGAAGAGCCGAACATCAGCGCATGGCGCCGCTCCGTGTGTGGCGACCTCACCAGCGCATTCGATTTCTCCGGCAAGACGGACATCGCGATGCCGAAACCCGGCGTGCCCCCCGGTTCGAAGGGCAAGACGCCCATCCTCGTCCCGCGCGAGCAGGCGATGCCCCGGCAGGAGCCGGGCACCCGACCGGCTCGCCCGTTGGGCTACGCATGGTCGATCCGGCACCGGCTTGCCAACGGCGCCAGTCACATCGCCTTCGACAATTCAGGCAAGCTCGGCGTCGCCTTCCTCGTCTACGACGGCCTCCACCGCGAAACGCCGCCGCGCCGCTACGCGGTATCGGCTGGCGATCGCATTGAGGATCGCTGGCGGCTGGCCGAGGCGGGCGACGGGTACGACCGTCGCATCCACGGACCCCATGGCTATTTCTGCGCTTTGCGCGGTTTTGCCGACGATCCGGTCGAGGCGGAGGTGCAGGGTATCCCGTCCCAACGTCGAATCAGGCTCGTGTTGAACAACCGCGGGCCGAAAGACATAACGTGCCGCATAGCGAATGCCTATGGCGACGAACCGGTGCGGCACATCGACATCCCCGCGCATGGCGGCGAAGAAGTCCTAGTCGACCTCGCCGGGAGCGCAGGGTGGTACGACGTTACCGTGACCACGCCGGACGCTCCCCGTTACCTGCGCCGCTTCGCTGGCCACCACGAGGACGGCAAGCCGTCGACGAGCGATCCCGGCGTCTCCCCTCGGTCGTCGTAGGGCGTGGTCGCGGCTTTCGCCGGGACGAAGGGAGGGGCGCTGGGTCCGGGTTCGCCCGGACGGCTATACTCGGGGGCCAGCCCCATCGACATCCCCCTCCGTGACCAGCGAACTGTCCTCCATCATCGATTTCATCCGCTATGGCGCGAGCCGCTTCTCGGCCGCCGGCCTCACGTTCGGGCATAGCCACGACAATCCGATCGACGAGGCCACCCACCTGGTCCTGGCCGCGTTGCACCTGCCGCCGGACCTGCCGCCCGCCTACGGCGCCGGCAAACTCGTGGCTGCCGAGCGGGAGGCCGTGCTCGCGCTGATCGAGAGGCGCATCTTCGAGCGCGTGCCCGTGGCCTACCTCGTGGGCGAAACCTGGTTTGCCGGGCTCAAGTTCAAGAGCGACCGTCGGGCGCTCGTGCCGCGGTCGCCCATCGCCGAACTCATCGAGAGCCGCTTCACCCCCTGGCTGGACGACCGCCGGGTGGAGCGTGCCCTCGACCTGTGCACCGGGTCAGGGTGCATCGGCATCGCCATGGCCGAATACAACCCGGACTGGCAGGTCGACCTCGTCGACGTCAGCGACGACGCGCTGTCGCTGGCGAACGAGAACATCGCGTACCAGCATGTGGAAGACCGCGTGCGGGCGCTCAAGTCCGACCTCTTCGAGGGGGTGCGAGGCGAGGTCTACGACCTCATCGTCTCCAATCCGCCTTACGTCACCAACGACGAATACGCGGCCATGCCGGCCGAATACAGCCACGAACCCGTCCTCGGCCTGACATCCGGGGATGATGGACTGGATATCACGTTGCGCATCCTCGACGAGGCGGCCGACCATCTCAGCGAGGACGGCCTGCTCATCGTCGAAGTGGGCGACAGCGAGCACGCCCTGGTGGACCTGCTGCCGCGCGTGCCGTTCGTCTGGCTGGAGTTCAAGGTGGGCCCGATGGGCATCTTCGCGCTGGAGCGGCGCGACCTCGTCGAGCACGCCGCGGACATCTCGGCCGTACGCGCCGCCAGAACCTGACCCCGGGAATACCGTGTCCTCCAATACGTTCGGCAAGCTCCTCTCCGTCACCACCTTCGGCGAAAGCCACGGCCCGGCGATCGGGTGCGTGGTGGACGGCTGCCCACCTGGCCTGCCGCTCGAGGCCGGCGAATTCCGAGCCGATCTCGAGCGCCGCGCCACCGGACGTTCGCGGCATACCTCGCAGCGCCGCGAGGCGGACGAGGTCGAGATCCTGTCGGGCGTATACGAGGGCGTGACCACGGGTACGCCGATCGCCCTGCTGATCCGCAACACCGATGCGCGCTCGAAGGATTACGGCAACATCCTCGATACCTTCCGCCCCGGACACGCCGACTACACCTATTGGCAGAAATACGGTGTCCGCGACCCACGCGGCGGCGGCCGCTCCTCCGCCCGCGAAACCACGATGCGTGTCGCGGCCGGCGTGATCGCGAAGAAATGGCTCACCCGGCGCCATGGCGTGACCGTGAGCGGCCACGTTGCCCAGATCGGCGAGATCGTGCCGCGGGGCTTCGACGCCGACGCGATCGAAGCGAATCCGTTCTTCTGGCCGGACGCCGGTCAGGTGCCCGAACTCGAGTCCTATATGGACGCGTTGCGCAAGTCGGGCGACTCGGTCGGTGCGAAGGTCACCGTCGTGGCGAACGGCGTCCCGGCCGGCTGGGGCGAACCCATCTACGGCAAGCTCGACGGCGAACTGGCCGCGGCCATGATGTCGATCAACGCCGTGAAGGGGGTCGAGATCGGCGACGGTTTCGCCGCGGTGGCGCAACGCGGCACGCAGCATCGCGACGAGATGACCGCCTCGGGTTTCCTTTCCAACCACGCGGGCGGCATCCTCGGCGGCATCGCCTCGGGCCAGCCGGTGGTGGTGTCGATGGCCTTCAAGCCCACCTCGAGCATCCTCGTCCCCGGGCGCAGTATCGACCGGGCAGGGGAACCCACCGAGGTGGTGACGAAGGGCCGCCACGATCCCTGCGTGGGCATCCGCGCCGTGCCCATCGCCGAGGCCATGCTGGCCCTCGTGCTGATGGACCAGGCCTTGCGCCATCGCGCCCAGTGCGGCGACGTGGGCGACGTGTCGCCGCGCATCCCGGGCAGGTTCGAAGGGTGAGGCGATGAGCAAGCCGAAGGTCTGGATTTCCCGTCCGTTCTTCCCGGACATCGTCGACCGCCTGCGTCCTTATTTCGAGGTGTGCGCCGAGACCGAGGACCGGAAGCATTCCGCGGACGAACTCGCCGTCTGCCTCGCGGATGCCGACGCGGCGATCATCGGCCTCGTCGAGCGCATCGACGCCGCCACGATCGCCGGCGCGCCACGCCTGCGCTTCGTCGCCAACCTGGGCGTGGGACACAACAACCTCGACCTGGATGCGCTGAGCGCGGCCGGCATCGGCGCGTCCAACACCCCCGACGTGCTCAACGAGACCGTCGCCGACTACGCCTGGGCGCTGATGCTCGCCGCCGCGCGCCGTGTCGGCGCAGCGGAGCGCTGGCTCCGCGCGGGCCATTGGCAAGGTTTCCGCTTCGAAGGCTGGCTGGGCGCCGATGTGCACGGCAAGACCATCGGCATTCTGGGCATGGGCCGCATTGGCCAGGCCATCGCCCGACGGGCATCCGGATTCCGCTCGAAGGTGCTCTACCACAACCGCTCGCGGCTGGATCCGCGGATCGAGCACGACTGCGGCGCCACCTATGTGGACAAGGCGACGCTGCTTGCCGAGTCGGACCACCTGATCCTGGTGCTGCCGTTCACCGCGCAGAACCGCCACGCCATCGGCGCCGCCGAACTGGCGGCGATGAAGCCGACCGCCACGCTGGTGAACATCGCCCGGGGCGGCATCGTGGACGAGGCGGCGCTGGCCCGCGCCCTGGCCGACGGCGTCATCGCCGCGGCTGCGCTCGACGTGTTCGAAGGCGAGCCGGCGATTCATCCGGATCTCCTGAAACTCGAAAATATCGTGCTGAGTCCGCACATCGCCAGCGCAAGTCGCGACACACGTCGCGATATGGCGGCGCTGGCTGTGGACAATGTGCTGGCGGCGTTCGGGCATGGTCCTCACGCCGGCCGGCCACCCACGATCCTCAACCCGGGTGTGCTGGCCGACGCCAGCCGACCTGTTTTTCCCAACGCCTGACGAAGCGAAGCATGAGCAAGAAGACGAGTTACAAGGTAGCCATGGTGGGGGCGACCGGCGCGGTCGGCGAAACCCTGCTGTCGATCCTCGCCGAACGGGATTTCCCCGTGAGCGAACTGGTGCCCCTGGCGAGCGAGCGTTCGGCGGGCGGTACGGTCGACTTCAATGGAAAACCTTACGTCGTCCAGGATCTCGCGACATACGACTTCGACGGCGTGGACATCGCCTTCTTCTCGGCCGGTGGCTCGGTGAGCCGCGAGCACGCGCCGCGAGCGGCGGCCGCGGGTGCCGTGGTGATCGACAACACGTCCGAGTTCCGCTACCAGGACGACATCCCCCTGGTGGTGTCCGAAGTGAATCCGCACGCCATCGCCGAATACACGGTACGCGGCATCATCGCCAACCCGAACTGCTCCACGATGCAGATGCTCGTGGCCCTGGCCCCGATCCACCGCGAGGTGGGGATCGAGCGGATCAACGTCGCCACCTACCAGTCGGTATCGGGCGCGGGACGCAGCGGCATGGAGGAGCTGGGCAGGCAGACGGCGCAGATGCTGAATTTCCAGGAAGTCGAGACGGCCAAGTTCCCGAAGCAGATCGCCTTCAACGTGATCCCGCACATCGACGAATTCCAGGCCAACGGCTACACCAAGGAAGAGATGAAGATGGTCTGGGAGACCCGGAAGATCCTCGAGGATCCCTCCATCCAGGTGAACCCGACCGCCGTTCGCGTGCCGGTGTTCTACGGCCACGCCGAGGCCGTGCACATCGAGACGCGCGACAAGATCACCGCCGAGCGCGCCCGCGAACTCCTCGAGGAGGCGCCGGGCGTGGTCGTGCAGGACGAGCGCAAGGCGGGCGGCTATCCCACGCCGGTGGGCGACGCCGCGGGCAAGGATCCGGTATTCGTCGGCCGCATCCGCGAGGACATCTCGCACGAGCGGGGCCTGGACCTGTGGATCGTCGCGGACAATATCCGCAAGGGTGCGGCGCTGAACGCCGTGCAGATCGCCGAGATCCTGATCGAGGACTACCTGTAATGCTTCCGCGCGCCGTCGTCGCCTGCCTGCTCGTCCTTTCGGCGCCTCTGGCACTGGGGAGCGAACGTCCGCAGGCGGCGCCGGTGCGGGCGGCCTCCGCGGCCGCGGACCGGGCCAGGCTGGACGCCCTGCGCGGCCAGGAAACTCACGAGGACGCCCAGGTGAAGCAGCTGAAGAAGCGCGTGGACACGCTCGAATCCGATTCGCAGGCCGCGAGCCGCGATATCGAGGAGCGCGATCGCCGGATCGCCGAGCTGCGCCGGCAGCTGGAGGCCAGCCAGGGCAAGTAGGGCGTCCAAGGGGCGGCCGATGTATGGGGAGCGTGTACGGGCCTCGCGAACGACTCAACGTTGTCGCGTAACTATCCGTACCCGCTATTGTTAGTTGTTGCTGGGGTGCACTAAAGTGGCGCCTTCGCGGCCGAACGCCCGAGAGAGGCGAGCCGTCGGCATGGGTTTAGTTCGGGGGAAGCAGTGATGAACCGTACGTTGAAGCTTTCGATCATGCTGGCGCTGGCCACCTGGGGTAGCCAGGCCCTGGCCCAGAACCTGGGTCCGGTCCAGTTACGGTCCACGATGGACCAGCCGCTGGTGGCGGAGATTCCGCTCACCGGCGTGTCGGGGA
Coding sequences:
- a CDS encoding 2-hydroxyacid dehydrogenase, which encodes MSKPKVWISRPFFPDIVDRLRPYFEVCAETEDRKHSADELAVCLADADAAIIGLVERIDAATIAGAPRLRFVANLGVGHNNLDLDALSAAGIGASNTPDVLNETVADYAWALMLAAARRVGAAERWLRAGHWQGFRFEGWLGADVHGKTIGILGMGRIGQAIARRASGFRSKVLYHNRSRLDPRIEHDCGATYVDKATLLAESDHLILVLPFTAQNRHAIGAAELAAMKPTATLVNIARGGIVDEAALARALADGVIAAAALDVFEGEPAIHPDLLKLENIVLSPHIASASRDTRRDMAALAVDNVLAAFGHGPHAGRPPTILNPGVLADASRPVFPNA
- the prmB gene encoding 50S ribosomal protein L3 N(5)-glutamine methyltransferase — its product is MTSELSSIIDFIRYGASRFSAAGLTFGHSHDNPIDEATHLVLAALHLPPDLPPAYGAGKLVAAEREAVLALIERRIFERVPVAYLVGETWFAGLKFKSDRRALVPRSPIAELIESRFTPWLDDRRVERALDLCTGSGCIGIAMAEYNPDWQVDLVDVSDDALSLANENIAYQHVEDRVRALKSDLFEGVRGEVYDLIVSNPPYVTNDEYAAMPAEYSHEPVLGLTSGDDGLDITLRILDEAADHLSEDGLLIVEVGDSEHALVDLLPRVPFVWLEFKVGPMGIFALERRDLVEHAADISAVRAART
- a CDS encoding ABC transporter ATP-binding protein is translated as MHLRIDDIAKAWDGHKVLDQVSFGARENEFVCLLGPSGCGKTTLLRIVAGLTAPDAGRIALGGRDITALPARERRMGLVFQAYSLFPDMTAAANVGYPMRLRRDSPAKIAARCSELLERVGLGGLGSRFPDELSGGQQQRVALARALATEPAMLLLDEPLSALDPAIRGQLRSEIRLLQRALGIPTIMVTHDQEEALAMADTIVCMNHGRIEQAGTPRDLYERPRSRFVAEFVGRANLLPTSFVRETMPGFLERRPPGGETTYELCLRPEDVAIRSDARGEAVVEDTVFLGNLARVTLAWRGRRLLAEVPGNSVLARGEPVSVDAMRGAWVCA
- a CDS encoding phosphocholine-specific phospholipase C codes for the protein MFSRDRRRFLHAAGATVAASLVAQGFPAAIASALATPPDRRTGTIADVGHVVVLMQENRSFDHYFGSLRGVRGFADPRVLELGNGDPVWRQPVSAARTKFWKSRGVGDDVAWVYPFHLDTHASGDHHEGTDHGWSSGHGAWNLGRNDRWIEQKQDVLTMAYLRRDDAAFHYALADAFTVCDAYHASALADTAINRIYLWSGTSDPSGRLGTKDNGPGSEERPETNGYTWTTYPERLEKAGISWRVYQGGTGEPGSPTDNYTDNSLEFFATYQVKEGADPAGPLVRNGVSTHTLRDLRRDVLHDRLPQVTWIVAPYKYSEHPKASPADGAFYIREVIEALTANPKVWSRTVLFLNYDENDGFFDHVVPPAPPLTSGEDGEGMVSQDLAPSLPDEIVDLDRHPRIMAPVVPDSDPGGLQPIGLGNRVPMIVISPWTRGGWVCSETFDHTSVLRFLEKRFGVEEPNISAWRRSVCGDLTSAFDFSGKTDIAMPKPGVPPGSKGKTPILVPREQAMPRQEPGTRPARPLGYAWSIRHRLANGASHIAFDNSGKLGVAFLVYDGLHRETPPRRYAVSAGDRIEDRWRLAEAGDGYDRRIHGPHGYFCALRGFADDPVEAEVQGIPSQRRIRLVLNNRGPKDITCRIANAYGDEPVRHIDIPAHGGEEVLVDLAGSAGWYDVTVTTPDAPRYLRRFAGHHEDGKPSTSDPGVSPRSS
- the aroC gene encoding chorismate synthase, producing MSSNTFGKLLSVTTFGESHGPAIGCVVDGCPPGLPLEAGEFRADLERRATGRSRHTSQRREADEVEILSGVYEGVTTGTPIALLIRNTDARSKDYGNILDTFRPGHADYTYWQKYGVRDPRGGGRSSARETTMRVAAGVIAKKWLTRRHGVTVSGHVAQIGEIVPRGFDADAIEANPFFWPDAGQVPELESYMDALRKSGDSVGAKVTVVANGVPAGWGEPIYGKLDGELAAAMMSINAVKGVEIGDGFAAVAQRGTQHRDEMTASGFLSNHAGGILGGIASGQPVVVSMAFKPTSSILVPGRSIDRAGEPTEVVTKGRHDPCVGIRAVPIAEAMLALVLMDQALRHRAQCGDVGDVSPRIPGRFEG
- the hisN gene encoding histidinol-phosphatase, producing the protein MESLSAAERKQFEAFATGIADNARALSLPRFRRPVDVTLKGDMSPVTAVDRGVESMLRERIEMAWPMHGLLGEEYGATRVDAEFVWSIDPIDGTRSFISGWPLWGTLIALLHRGRPVLGVLDMPALDERWIGHKGAGTTMNGAPCRTSACDRLAAATIYTTTPDMFTPDEWARFDRTSREAYARRFGGDCYGYGMLASGHIDAVIEANLMPYDYLAIAPVVEAAGGVMTDWEGRPLGLESGARVVAAATPALHAALIESLARS
- a CDS encoding aspartate-semialdehyde dehydrogenase, with the translated sequence MSKKTSYKVAMVGATGAVGETLLSILAERDFPVSELVPLASERSAGGTVDFNGKPYVVQDLATYDFDGVDIAFFSAGGSVSREHAPRAAAAGAVVIDNTSEFRYQDDIPLVVSEVNPHAIAEYTVRGIIANPNCSTMQMLVALAPIHREVGIERINVATYQSVSGAGRSGMEELGRQTAQMLNFQEVETAKFPKQIAFNVIPHIDEFQANGYTKEEMKMVWETRKILEDPSIQVNPTAVRVPVFYGHAEAVHIETRDKITAERARELLEEAPGVVVQDERKAGGYPTPVGDAAGKDPVFVGRIREDISHERGLDLWIVADNIRKGAALNAVQIAEILIEDYL
- a CDS encoding ABC transporter substrate-binding protein: MRPYRHIASATLLLAIGGLAHAGTVTVYSALESDEIATYLDAAKKALPGIDIRVLRLSSGDLAARLLAESAQPRNDAIWGMAVTDMLDPRIAGLLAPVHGTNIDRMPAAFRDADGRWFAPTGFLAALCVNREALAGQGLPMPRHWQDLTSPAYRGQIAMPDPSSSGTGYMLISSLSEAGRDKAGMDTVLGIARNVGQMTLSGSAPCKLARIGEFPIGISFAFSAMQSIRQGYPVTMVIPEGPKGYELEASALMKGSPHAGDAQRFLDWTASPAAAALYRGYKEIVAAPGSVPSEEQQREGLPADLVATLPARDFATAARERAALIARYKRLTR